A window of Enoplosus armatus isolate fEnoArm2 chromosome 3, fEnoArm2.hap1, whole genome shotgun sequence contains these coding sequences:
- the LOC139282581 gene encoding solute carrier family 2, facilitated glucose transporter member 11-like, with protein MSHAGAQKSSSLTLVLMVASAAIGGTLQYGYNLAIMNSPTTFIQTFVNETFLERWDIQLEDYQVTLVWTIIVSIFSLGGFAGALIAGPMTIHFGRKKCLLLNNIFLMMGALLAVTSRAAKSFEMIIISRVLVGINAGISMNVQPMYFGESAPKHLRGAISLSSAVFTAFGVVLGQVVGLREILGSEPCWQYLLASNAIPGLIQLLTLPWFPESPRYLLIDRGDKEACIKALRRLRGCEVQNSELDEILQEQAETRGMRPSRPWELFTDRSVRWQLISVMIISSAMQLCGNDSIYFYASYVFKEAGVSDDKIQYITIGTGTCEFTACIMCNLLIERKGRRFMLMGGFILMTVWAVVFTIALSLEHHVSWMPYLSMACIFTYILSFGMGPAGVTGVLPTEIFNQTARPAAYMIAGSMMWLNLFITGMIFPFLVSELSEYCFVPFGAVCLLSALYVGLFLPETKGKSLSAITSEFHKLNFKGQDQKCASQTQYQLGEVCLSTAL; from the exons ATGTCGCATGCTGGTGCACAGAAG AGCAGTTCTCTGACATTGGTGCTAATGGTTGCTTCTGCAGCCATTGGAGGAACTCTTCAATATGGCTACAACCTCGCCATAATGAATTCTCCCACAACT TTTATTCAAACCTTTGTCAATGAGACGTTCCTGGAGCGCTGGGACATCCAGTTGGAGGACTACCAGGTGACTCTGGTCTGGACAATTAttgtctccatcttctccttgGGAGGCTTCGCAGGGGCTCTTATCGCAGGACCTATGACCATACACTTCGGGAG GAAGAAATGCCTGCTGCTGaacaacattttcctcatgatgGGTGCACTCTTAGCTGTGACGAGTAGAGCTGCCAAGTCTTTTGAGATGATCATTATCTCACGTGTCCTGGTTGGGATAAACGCTG GGATCAGCATGAATGTGCAGCCCATGTATTTTGGAGAAAGTGCACCAAAGCACTTGAGAGGGGCTATCTCCTTGTCgtcagctgttttcacagcatTTGGTGTTGTGTTGGGACAGGTGGTTGGACTCAG AGAGATTTTGGGGAGTGAGCCGTGTTGGCAGTATCTTCTTGCCAGTAATGCCATTCCTGGCCTCATTCAGCTCCTCACCCTGCCGTGGTTCCCAGAGAGTCCCAGATACCTGCTCATCGACAGGGGGGACAAGGAGGCTTGTATTAAAG CTTTGAGACGGCTCCGAGGCTGTGAGGTCCAGAACAGCGAGCTCGATGAGATCCTGCAGGAACAGGCTGAAACCAGAGGCATGAGGCCCAGCCGACCCTGGGAGCTTTTTACTGATCGCTCAGTGCGCTGGCAGCTCATCTCTGTCATGATCATCAGCAGCGCCATGCAGCTCTGTGGTAATGACTCG atttACTTCTATGCATCATACGTATTCAAAGAGGCCGGAGTGTCTGACGATAAAATCCAATATATCACAATTGGCACTGGTACATGTGAATTCACAGCCTGCATAATGTGT aATCTGCTGATAGAGCGCAAAGGTCGGAGGTTCATGCTGATGGGAGGGTTCATCCTCATGACCGTCTGGGCCGTTGTCTTCACAATTGCTCTGTCGCTTGAG cacCACGTATCCTGGATGCCTTACCTGAGTATGGCCTGCATCTTCACCTACATCCTCAGCTTTGGCATGGGACCAG CCGGAGTGACGGGCGTTCTGCCCACAGAGATCTTCAATCAGACGGCTCGGCCGGCAGCCTACATGATCGCAGGCTCCATGATGTGGCTCAACCTTTTCATCACTGGGATGATCTTCCCATTTCTAGTG AGCGAGTTGAGCGAATACTGCTTTGTGCCTTTCGGAGCGGTCTGCCTGTTGTCTGCGCTGTACGTCGGCCTGTTTCTGCCTGAGACCAAAGGGAAGTCTCTGTCGGCCATCACAAGTGAATTCCACAAGCTCAACTTCAAAGGCCAGGACCAAAAGTGTGCATCGCAAACTCAGTATCAGCTGGGAGAAGTGTGTCTTTCCACGGCCTTGTAG